The following are encoded in a window of Alosa sapidissima isolate fAloSap1 chromosome 10, fAloSap1.pri, whole genome shotgun sequence genomic DNA:
- the LOC121720269 gene encoding phospholipase A2 inhibitor subunit gamma B-like isoform X2: protein MHSLKCIKCIPESETSLNCTNTEMDCPNGKCLSLGITTYTVGLKANHINMKFCSTPGQCPSGTINYGMVVSSYKSQCCGTNLCNAQDMPDIPLVSSKNGQKCFTCAGPDCSSTVDCLGDENRCIKSRVITGSGVTMTLKGCASENLCGASQSQVLPNIHTSSVCCEGSLCNHGEHSRFALSLLLMALSSLILTL from the exons A TGCATTCCCTAAAGTGTATTAAGTGCATCCCAGAGTCAGAGACATCTTTGAACTGTACCAACACTGAGATGGACTGCCCTAATGGAAAGTGTCTGAGTCTGGGAATAACAACCTACACCG TGGGCTTGAAAGCAAATCATATCAACATGAAGTTCTGCTCAACGCCAGGACAGTGTCCCTCCGGAACAATCAATTATGGGATGGTAGTGTCAAGCTATAAAAGTCAGTGCTGTGGGACCAACCTGTGCAATGCTCAGGACATGCCAG ATATACCACTCGTCAGCTCAAAAAATGGCCAGAAGTGTTTTACCTGTGCAGGACCGGATTGTTCATCCACAGTGGATTGTTTAGGAGATGAAAATCGTTGTATCAAATCAAGAG TAATCACTGGTAGTGGCGTCACCATGACACTGAAAGGATGTGCCTCGGAGAATTTATGTGGGGCGTCCCAATCCCAGGTACTCCCCAACATCCACACAAGCTCTGTGTGCTGCGAGGGAAGTCTGTGTAACCATGGCGAGCACTCGCGgtttgctctctccctccttctgatGGCCTTGTCCTCCCTCATCCTCACCCTCTGA
- the LOC121720269 gene encoding phospholipase A2 inhibitor subunit gamma B-like isoform X1 translates to MDVHVVLFFMSTLLWKVHSLKCIKCIPESETSLNCTNTEMDCPNGKCLSLGITTYTVGLKANHINMKFCSTPGQCPSGTINYGMVVSSYKSQCCGTNLCNAQDMPDIPLVSSKNGQKCFTCAGPDCSSTVDCLGDENRCIKSRVITGSGVTMTLKGCASENLCGASQSQVLPNIHTSSVCCEGSLCNHGEHSRFALSLLLMALSSLILTL, encoded by the exons ATGGATGTCCATGTTGTGCTGTTCTTTATGAGCACCCTTCTCTGGAAAG TGCATTCCCTAAAGTGTATTAAGTGCATCCCAGAGTCAGAGACATCTTTGAACTGTACCAACACTGAGATGGACTGCCCTAATGGAAAGTGTCTGAGTCTGGGAATAACAACCTACACCG TGGGCTTGAAAGCAAATCATATCAACATGAAGTTCTGCTCAACGCCAGGACAGTGTCCCTCCGGAACAATCAATTATGGGATGGTAGTGTCAAGCTATAAAAGTCAGTGCTGTGGGACCAACCTGTGCAATGCTCAGGACATGCCAG ATATACCACTCGTCAGCTCAAAAAATGGCCAGAAGTGTTTTACCTGTGCAGGACCGGATTGTTCATCCACAGTGGATTGTTTAGGAGATGAAAATCGTTGTATCAAATCAAGAG TAATCACTGGTAGTGGCGTCACCATGACACTGAAAGGATGTGCCTCGGAGAATTTATGTGGGGCGTCCCAATCCCAGGTACTCCCCAACATCCACACAAGCTCTGTGTGCTGCGAGGGAAGTCTGTGTAACCATGGCGAGCACTCGCGgtttgctctctccctccttctgatGGCCTTGTCCTCCCTCATCCTCACCCTCTGA